From Hermetia illucens chromosome 6, iHerIll2.2.curated.20191125, whole genome shotgun sequence, one genomic window encodes:
- the LOC119658894 gene encoding uncharacterized protein LOC119658894 translates to MSFNKNWNIDSYRTEYESEEHWQLRRRFMEVHKNKFPEDELVCLAQVFTNVEFMGCKYPDETMRLVGELSQDVAKEFREGRAKKIKRTFVKASDAAEARAKGSGKSRTFSHADREGGPPRKQLGVSLLSGLPFGNFILMICPGYRESIAVSGRRCGVKVEEKETMTYAEKRVELFVNGKLAGCGCGASIKIAKQNAFETAMAKLQEDCFTIKPKPNPDRIDITKNNETILCNLKSSDVETTVDPNNIGYKIMRKLGWTGGGLGSAQSGQKNPVDYLIKNNRRGLGNESGDINKSYFKTMLQNYVRSDDIRDLFFDSNFTKDERAELHGLAGTIGLKSVSSGKEPNRHLVISKKDISFLQILQEILFNRNPMYINKYEVTAPVSKRNEFPDHLAFTAPAT, encoded by the exons ATGTCCTTCAATAAAAACTGGAACATCGACTCGTATCGTACAGAATACGAAAGCGAAGAGCACTGGCAACTGCGGCGTCGCTTCATGGAAGTTCACAAAAACAAATTCCCCGAGGACGAGCTTGTTTGCCTGGCCCAGGTTTTCACCAATGTCGAATTCATGGGCTGTAAATATCCCGACGAGACAATGCGACTGGTCGGCGAACTATCACAGGATGTGGCCAAGGAGTTCCGCGAGGGGCGCGCCAAAAAGATAAAGCGAACATTCGTGAAGGCGTCGGACGCGGCGGAGGCGCGCGCCAAAG GAAGTGGAAAGTCCCGCACATTTTCACACGCAGATCGGGAAGGGGGGCCGCCGCGGAAGCAGCTGGGGGTGAGCCTGTTGTCAGGCCTTCCCTTTGGTAACTTCATACTCATGATCTGTCCTGGGTACCGGGAATCGATCGCCGTTTCCGGGAGACGTTGTGGAGTGAAGGTCGAAGAGAAGGAAACGATGACTTACGCAGAGAA GAGAGTCGAGCTTTTCGTCAATGGAAAGTTGGCCGGGTGTGGCTGCGGAGCCAGCATAAAAATTGCAAAACAGAACGCATTCGAAACTGCAATGGCAAAGCTCCAGGAGGATTGCTTCACAATAAAG CCAAAGCCCAACCCGGATCGAATCGACATCACAAAGAACAACGAGACCATTCTCTGCAACCTCAAATCATCCGACGTGGAGACGACAGTCGACCCAAACAATATTGGGTACAAAATAATGAGAAAATTGGGCTGGACAGGCGGTGGTTTGGGCTCGGCACAGTCGGGCCAGAAAAATCCTGTCGA TTATTTGATCAAGAACAATCGCCGCGGACTCGGCAACGAGAGCGGTGACATCAACAAGTCTTACTTCAAGACGATGCTGCAAAATTATGTGCGCAGCGATGATATCCGCGATTTGTTCTTCGATTCGAACTTCACAAAGGACGAGCGAGCCGAACTGCATGG CCTCGCCGGTACCATTGGCCTGAAATCAGTCAGTTCCGGCAAAGAACCCAACCGACATCTTGTCATCAGCAAAAAAGACATCAGTTTCCTGCAAATTCTACAAGAGATTCTGTTCAACAGGAACCCAATGTACATCAACAAATACGAAGTGACGGCTCCTGTGTCGAAAAGAAATGAATTTCCCGATCATCTGGCGTTCACGGCACCCGCAACCTAG
- the LOC119659842 gene encoding pre-mRNA-splicing factor RBM22, translated as MSMSKTTNTYNRQNWEDSEFPILCQTCLGDNPYVRMIKERYGKECKICTRPFTIFRWCPGARMRFKKTEICQTCCRLKNVCQTCLLDLEYGLPIQVRDAALKIADTMPQSDVNKEYYIQNIDNELSKTDGTQAAGAVGKSVAASEMLSKLARTAPYYKRNRPHICSFWVKGECKRGEECPYRHDKPNEPDDPLCEQNIKDRYYGRNDPVAEKIMKRAASLPTLEPPEDKNITTLYVGNLSENITEPDIRDNFYQYGEIRSIALVPRQQCAFVQYTKRSAAELAAEKTFNKLVLHGRKLTIKWAHSQAKQNTVAKTDRRYEPIPGLPPPSATTTSNPNDFFNLQSEVTVLPPGMKLHQIPPSMLPTGAYSSMYGNYAAPYASIPLPGAAIPSTSGVGLETQIPPPPGAPAVHYPSQDPSRLGAVKK; from the coding sequence ATGTCTATGTCAAAAACGACAAACACCTACAATCGCCAAAACTGGGAAGATTCCGAATTCCCAATACTCTGTCAAACATGTCTCGGTGACAATCCCTACGTGCGAATGATCAAGGAACGCTACGGAAAGGAATGTAAGATCTGCACGCGTCCCTTCACCATATTCCGCTGGTGTCCAGGAGCACGGATGCGTTTCAAGAAGACAGAAATCTGCCAGACCTGCTGCCGCCTGAAGAACGTATGCCAGACGTGCCTGCTCGACCTCGAGTACGGACTTCCGATCCAAGTGCGTGATGCCGCCCTGAAAATCGCTGATACGATGCCGCAAAGTGACGTCAACAAGGAGTACTACATCCAGAACATCGATAATgaactatcgaaaacggatggAACCCAGGCAGCGGGAGCTGTTGGGAAATCGGTGGCTGCGAGCGAGATGCTGTCCAAGTTGGCACGCACTGCGCCTTACTACAAGCGGAACAGGCCACACATTTGCTCGTTCTGGGTGAAGGGAGAATGCAAGCGCGGCGAGGAGTGTCCCTACCGCCATGACAAACCAAACGAGCCCGACGATCCGTTATGCGAGCAGAACATCAAGGATCGGTACTATGGCCGCAACGATCCCGTCGCCGAGAAGATCATGAAGAGGGCGGCGAGTCTTCCGACGCTTGAACCGCCTGAGGACAAGAACATCACTACGCTGTACGTGGGCAACCTCAGCGAGAACATTACGGAGCCGGATATCCGCGACAATTTCTACCAATACGGCGAGATTCGCTCCATCGCCCTCGTTCCGCGACAACAGTGCGCCTTCGTCCAGTACACAAAGCGCAGTGCGGCCGAACTGGCTGCCGAGAAAACATTCAACAAATTAGTCCTGCACGGTCGCAAGCTGACCATCAAATGGGCTCATTCGCAGGCCAAGCAAAACACCGTGGCCAAGACGGATCGTCGCTACGAGCCGATCCCCGGTCTGCCACCACCGTCGGCAACGACTACCTCGAATCCGAACGATTTCTTCAATTTGCAGTCGGAAGTGACTGTGCTTCCGCCTGGCATGAAGCTGCATCAGatcccgcccagcatgctgccCACGGGGGCGTACTCCTCCATGTATGGCAACTATGCCGCTCCGTACGCTTCGATCCCTCTTCCTGGTGCAGCGATTCCTTCGACAAGTGGCGTTGGGCTGGAGACGCAGATCCCTCCGCCGCCAGGAGCACCAGCCGTTCACTATCCAAGTCAGGATCCCAGCCGTTTGGGGGCCGTGAAGAAGTGA
- the LOC119659539 gene encoding uncharacterized protein LOC119659539, which yields MSNGPPVKRYRREERSDSEFSEDEVSVKETKGMKIQASRIVPFRAANAEPADPGTPGSFIVWDREYVSPPDQRTSGADDEPLCSETEKYSGLADSHRCSHCDGRGHCIAECRKLKAVQSRKEWNVEDPDSSSNTSEDD from the exons atgtCTAACGGTCCACCAGTGAAGCGTTACCGTCGCGAAGAACGAAGTGACTCAGAATTCTCAGAAGATGAAGTTTCTGTAAAAGAAACGAAGGGGATGAAGATACAAGCTAGCCGCATCGTCCCGTTTAGGGCAGCGAACGCAGAACCGGCGGATCCAGGAACACCTGGATCGTTCATCGTTTGGGACCGGGAGTATGTCAGTCCACCGGACCAGCGCACTTCAGGCG CTGATGATGAACCACTTTGCTCTGAAACTGAGAAGTATTCGGGTCTGGCCGATTCGCATAGGTGCAGTCATTGTGACGGTCGGGGTCATTGTATCGCTGAATGTCGGAAACTTAAAGCTGTTCAGAGCAGGAAGGAATGGAATGTTGAAGATCCTGATTCCTCGTCGAATACATCGGAAGATGATTAA
- the LOC119660556 gene encoding ATP-dependent RNA helicase abstrakt-like encodes MPNDPPVKRYRRDDLSDSESVEDQYVPYVPVKERKKMQLLKVGRIVQLTAEAAAGTAKSSSENEHDEDGGEEVWGRKFNISLLDQHTELKKIAEARKISAVEKQLKEEEKILESVAEKKALMGVAELAKGIQYEDPIKTSWKPPRYILAMPESKRASIREKSRILVEGEDVPPPILSFRDMKFHQGILNGLQKKGISKPTPIQVQGIPTVLAGRDLIGIAFTGSGKTLVFVLPIIMFCLEQEVSLPFVKNEGPYGLIICPSRELAKQTHDIIQFYCKQIQSSGMPEIRSCLAIGGLPVTEAMEQIQKGIHIMVATPGRLMDMLDKKMVTLNICRYLCMDEADRMIDMGFEEDVRTIFSFFKGQRQTLLFSATMPKKIQNFARSALVKPVTINVGRAGAASLNVTQEVEYVKQEAKIVYLLECLQKTAPPVLIFAEKKQDVDAIHEYLLLKGVEAVAIHGGKDQEERSRAVEAFRKQEKDVLVATDVASKGLDFPNVQHVINYDMPDDVENYVHRIGRTGRSIGSKGLATTFVNKTTEQSVLLDLKHLLIEARQKVPPFLAELCSETEKYLDLGDSHGCSYCGGLGHRITECPKLEAVQSKQVSNIGRRDYLSNTAADY; translated from the exons atgcCCAACGATCCCCCAGTGAAGCGTTACCGTCGTGATGACTTAAGTGACTCAGAATCCGTGGAAGATCAGTACGTCCCGTACGTTCCcgtgaaagaaaggaagaagatgCAGCTCCTGAAAGTTGGTCGCATCGTCCAGTTGACCGCAGAGGCTGCGGCAGGAACCGCTAAATCGTCCAGTGAAAACGAGCACGACGAGGATGGCGGTGAAGAAGTTTGGGGCCGCAAGTTCAACATCAGTTTACTGGACCAGCACACTGAGCTGAAGAAAATCGCGGAGGCTCGGAAAATCAGCGCCGTCGAGAAGCAGCTCAAAGAGGAGGAGAAGATCCTCGAAAGTGTGGCGGAGAAGAAGGCATTGATGGGGGTCGCGGAGTTGGCAAAAGGTATTCAGTACGAGGACCCGATAAAGACGAGCTGGAAGCCGCCTCGTTATATTTTGGCGATGCCTGAGAGCAAGCGAGCGTCGATTCGTGAAAAGTCAAGGATTCTGGTTGAGGGTGAGGATGTGCCGCCGCCAATTTTGTCGTTTCGGGATATGAAGTTCCATCAGGGCATTCTCAATGGGCTGCAGAAGAAGGGGATCAGCAAACCGACGCCGATACAAGTCCAGGGAATTCCGACGGTGCTTGCGGGTCGAGATTTGATTGGGATCGCATTTACCGGTTCCGGGAAGACGCTGGTGTTTGTGCTGCCCATCATCATGTTCTGTTTGGAGCAGGAAGTGTCGTTGCCGTTTGTGAAGAACGAGGGACCTTACGGGCTGATCATATGCCCGTCCAGGGAGTTGGCGAAGCAGACCCACGACATAATTCAG TTCTACTGTAAACAAATCCAATCGAGTGGCATGCCCGAGATACGAAGCTGTTTGGCAATTGGTGGTTTACCAGTTACAGAAGCCATGGAACAGATTCAAAAAGGAATTCACATCATGGTTGCCACCCCCGGTCGACTTATGGATATGTTGGACAAGAAAATGGTTACTCTGAATATTTGTCGTTATTTATgtatggatgaggctgatcGTATGATTGATATGGGCTTTGAGGAGGACGTTCGAACGATTTTCTCATTCTTCAAGGGACAACGTCAAACACTTTTGTTTTCGGCTactatgccaaaaaaaattcag AACTTTGCTCGATCAGCTCTGGTGAAGCCGGTCACTATTAACGTAGGGCGTGCTGGAGCAGCATCTTTGAACGTCACTCAGGAAGTTGAATACGTTAAGCAAGAAGCAAAAATTGTGTACCTATTGGAATGCCTACAGAAGACTGCACCGCCTGTTTTGATATTTGCGGAAAAGAAACAAGACGTCGACGCCATCCATGAATATCTTCTGCTTAAAG GTGTTGAAGCTGTTGCCATTCACGGCGGCAAAGATCAAGAAGAACGATCCCGAGCAGTGGAAGCATTCCGCAAGCAAGAAAAAGATGTTCTCGTTGCAACCGATGTGGCATCAAAAGGTCTGGACTTTCCAAATGTTCAACACGTAATAAACTACGATATGCCCGACGATGTGGAAAATTACGTACATCGAATTGGCAGAACAGGCCGTTCGATAGGCTCAAAGGGACTCGCCACAACGTTCGTAAATAAAACTACTGAGCAATCGGTGTTGCTAGATTTGAAACATTTACTGATCGAAGCCAGACAGAAAGTTCCACCATTTCTGGCAGAACTTTGCTCTGAAACTGAGAAGTATTTGGATCTGGGCGATTCACATGGATGCAGTTATTGTGGCGGTTTGGGCCATCGTATCACTGAATGTCCGAAACTTGAAGCTGTCCAGAGCAAGCAGGTCTCGAATATTGGACGTCGTGATTATTTGTCGAACACAGCGGCAGATTATTAA